Genomic DNA from Candidatus Obscuribacterales bacterium:
GCCAAGGACAACAGAGTGGTTAACCAAGCAGCACGGCGGCTGAGGCGAATACCTCCAGATATAGCCATTAAGCAACAAAAGGCAGCAATATTCGTCAAGATGAGGGGCTGAGTTTTGCCGAGAACCTGCCAGATATTAGTAATAAACGCACACAGCAGCAGGCTGTCAAAGACTGGAATAATCAACTGCCACTGACGCAGCCTACGCAACGATAAGGTGTGCTGTAAAACTTTAACCAACCCTAGAGCAAACACACTGGCGCAAAGGCTAATGATCATCACCGTAGGAGGAATAGACTCTTCCCCCATCAAGGGCTGAGGAAACAAGAACACAGCTACATCAAGCATGGAAGAAATGAATAGCACAACCGCCCGTACATAGGCAAAATTGCGCTCATTACGGTGGGCTTCGGCGGCCACGACTTGATCGAGAGTGGCTTGGAGCGACAGTCGGGCAGCGGATTGGGACGGGGGTGGTTTGAGCGGCCTCATCGGAGTAGTGCCTAGAACCGGCTATGCTTTAGGTCTATGCTACAAGACTTAGCAGGGAGCGTCAGGTTGTTGACGACTTGAGAGACCCTTGAGAGACCATAGACTAAAACTTTCTAGGATATTGAACAAGGCATGGTTGAAATCGTACCCCTAAGCTTATGGATATCTGTTGATCTTGTTCGGCACTGATAACAGAACTCAAGCGGTGATCTAGTCCCTGCTTCTTATCTTTGTTGATGAGCTTCATGTACAGCCCTGAGACTTAAGATAAGCCTTGTGCGCAAGCGTGCCCAGGCTTGCCCATAGCTCATCTTGCGAGAGCGATCGCTCCTCTGCTATTCTCTGCCCAGCTCTTTTTTGTTACCCTGTGCATACAGACGGCTCGCCTAGCTGCCCTCTGAACGTTGTAGTTTGACATCACCCCGTGGCTCCATGACCCAACCGTCTTCCCCCTCTCCCGCTCCAACAGACCTGCCCATCGATCCAAACCAGCCAGGGCCAGCCATCACCCCCAACGAGCCCGCACCTAGCTACGTCAAATTAGCCATGCGCAACATGGTCAAAAAAGGCGGGCAGTCTTTAGTGCATTTTGGTCTCACAGTGGTTGGTCTGCTAGCGTTGCTAGTGGGTCTGGCCTACCTAACTCGGTAGAATCACCATGGCTCCCCTCCCCGTTTTAGAACTCTTGGTGCAAGATGACGTAGATGACTGGCCCCAGGGAAGCGATCGCCCCTCAGATGACCAGTGGCAGCAGTGGTTCCAGCATTGGCTATGCGAAATGCAGCCCGATCTATCCCCGATTGGGCAGTACGAAATCAGCCTGCGGCTCACCACCGATGCCGACATCCACGAGCTGAATGCCCAGTACCGCCAGGTTGATCGGCCCACGGATGTCTTGGCCTTCGCTACCATAGATGATCCTCTGCCGGGGCTGGCTGAAATGCGATCGCAGATGCCGGTTTACCTCGGTGACATTGTCATTTCTGTGGAAACAGCTCAGCGGCAGGCGACGTCCCATTCTTTGAGCGATGAATTGGCTATCCTAGCAACCCATGGACTGCTGCATCTGCTGGGATGGGATCATCCCGATGATGACACCCTCTGGGATATGCTGAACCAACAGCAGGTGTTGCTAGCCACCGTGGGGATTACCGCTGCCTTGCTGCCCGACCCCGTAGCCTAACGCCCTGCCAGCCTGGGTTTTCTTGGTCATCGGGTGACCCTTTGTTCTTCTAGGGAGAGGTTGTACCATGAATGAGTTTGTAATGTATGTCTTTCTCCCTGCCAAGCATCTTGCTGCAGCCAAGAGAGCATCAGTATGAAAGCAAAGCTATAAATCTAGAGTGTCTGGGTACCATGAGAGCATTCCGTTGATAGGGTTAATCACCGTGAATGCCATACTCAGGTGATACGTTTAGACCTCTCTGCTGTACGCGATCGTAACGGCGAGAGAGCAGTTCAAATTGTTTTGATCAGGTAACGTTGCCTATGTCTCAGCAGACCTCAACGGAGACAGCGTCCCAGTCCTCCACCCTACCCAAAGCCGATCGGGAGCTTTCATGGCGGGTTGCATCAAATTTATTCGTGAGTTTTCGGTACGCTTGGGCGGGCCTACGCTACGCCTTCCGCACCCAGCGCAATTTTCGAATTCATCTGCTGGTCGGCACGCTTGCCCTGATACTTGGCATCTATCTCCAGCTCACCGCCGTGGAAATGGCCATTATTGGCTTAACCATTGGTGCCGTTTTGACCATGGAATTACTGAATACCGCCATTGAGTCCGTGGTCGATTTAACCGTTAAGCAGAGCTACCACGACCTCGCTAAAATTGCCAAAGACTGTGCCGCAGGGGCCGTCCTCACCTCAGCGCTGGCAGCCATGATTGTGGCTGGCTCTCTGCTTCTTCCTCCATTGCTTCAGCGAATTCTCCTCTGGGTCAGCTAGTTGTCTTAGGATCAAGCTAGATCACCCTAACGCTTGCAGCTCACACCCGACCTGCGGTAGGTATACTGCCATACCTTGTTCAAGACGTGCCTTGTCCTTCATACCCGCGTTGCCTTGAAATTATGATCCTTGTTATCGACAATTACGATAGTTTTACCTACAACCTCGTTCAATATTTGGGCGAGCTAGGTGCCGACCATCCCGTCGCTGCTGAGATCCAGGTCTATCGCAATGACCAAATCACTCTCGATCAGGTGCGATCGCTCCATCCTGACGGCATTGTCATCTCACCTGGCCCCGGCCGTCCTGAAGATGCAGGCATTTCCCTAGACCTCATTCGTGACCTCGGCCCCGATTATCCCATCCTAGGCGTTTGTCTCGGGCACCAAAGCATCGGACAAGTCTTTGGTGGTAGGATTACCTCTGCGCCAGAGTTGATGCATGGCAAGACATCTCCAGTCCATCACACCGGAGTGGGGGTCTTTGCCGGTCTTGAAACCCCCTTCACAGCCACTCGTTATCACAGCTTAATCATCGATCGCGAGTCTTGTCCGGATGTGTTGGAAATTACGGCGTGGGTAGAAGATGGCACAATTATGGGCGTGCGCCATCGGAACTATCCGCACCTCCAAGGTGTCCAATTTCATCCAGAGAGTATCTTGACGGCATCCGGCAAGCTGTTGTTAAGTAACTTTTTGGCTGAGGTGAGTCAGCGATCGCTCGTAGCGCACTGAACACCGAAATAGCATCAATACTCGTCCCTCCATCGTGCTGGATAGGCATCTCGATGGAACCTAAGCTTGCCTGGGTCAAGGGCGATCGCGTTCAGCAGTGGTGAATCCTGAGGAAATTATGAAGCGGCGACAGTTTATTCAATATACGGGAGCTGGGTTAGGCGCAAGTGTGGGTCTGGGTCTGTTGGGCAACGCCGCCCAAGCCCAGTCCAGTTCTGTGCAAATTCGCTGGCTGGGGCATACGTGCTTTTCGTTTACGGGCGATGGTCAAACATTTCTTGTCAATCCCTTTCAAGCCATTGGCTGCACTGCAGGCTATCGATCGCCCCAGGTGACCGCCGATGTTGTCATGATCAGCAGCCGGTTGCTGGACGAAGGCGTAGTGGAAGGGCTGCCGGGCAATCCCCGCGTTCTCTCCAGCTCGGGACTTTATGAGCTATCGGGGACTCAAATTGAAGGGATTCCCATTGCCCACGATCGCGTGGGTGGACGGCGATTTGGCACCAATGTCATGTGGAACTGGCAACAGGCCGGGCTGAATATTCTGCATATGGGTGGAGCTGCTGCCCCGATTACCTTTGAGCAACAGGTGCTCATTGGTCGTCCTGATGTGGTGCTAATTCCCGTCGGCGGCAGTGACAAGGCCTATACGCCCCAAGAAGCGATCGCTGCCATTGAGGCACTAAACCCCAAGGTGATCATTCCCACCCACTATCGTACCGCCGCCGCCGATGCCAACACCTGCGATATTACGCCAGTGGATGATTTCCTGAATCTCCTGTCGGGTACATCTATTACTCGTCATACAACAGACACCGTGTCCATTGGTGTCGCCGATCTCCCTGCCTCTGGAGCCAGCGTGCGGGTCTTCAACTACTCGTTTTGATCTCGGGTCATCCCGGTGTTTAATCGGCCGTGCTCAAAGGTATCTGACTCTGTGAGGACATCATGGCTGGCTGGCATTTCGATGTCGCTTATGCTCAAAACCTGATGAAAAGAGGGTTGAGCAACGTCGAAACCCAGCGGCTTCATTGAATTGAGTCCACCCTTGAGCCATGTTCAGCCTTGGGTTAAGCAGCTTTCTATCACTCATGCCCAGGATCTTTGGAGCACGACCTCCGCGGGATCGGAGTAGATTTCGCGGTGAGAATCGCTAGAGCCCTAGCGCATCACCGACAGAACCTTCTATCTTTGTATGATGTAAGGTTTTCTGGTCTGCGAAGTATTATGTCTGAACCTCAAGTTGCTCCCTATGGAAGTTGGATCTCGCCCATTACATCCGACCTCATTGTGGCGGGTAGTCTGCGGCTGGGTGAAATTCGCCTCGATGGCGATCGCCTCTATTGGAGTGAGGGGCGGCCTACGGAAGGGGGTCGCAATGTTGTGGTCCGTTGGAAGGCTGGCAACCCCGAGGATGTCACCCCAGCTCCGTTTAATGTGCGTACCCGTGTCCATGAATATGGCGGCGGAGCCTATATTGTCGTCGATGGAATTGTCTATTTCTCGAATTTTCTAGATCAACGTCTCTATCGCCAAGCGCCGGGAGCAGATCCGACGCCCGTAACCCCGGAGGGCCCCTATCGCTACGCCGATGCCGTATGGGATGCGGGACGCCAGCGTTTGGTCTGCGTCCGTGAAGATGGCAGTGGGGATGGCGAACCGGTCAACGCGATCGCTGCCCTGAGCCTAGACCCAGAAAGCTACGGCACCGTGCTGGTGTCCGGCAGTGACTTCTATGCATCACCCCGCCTCAGCCCCGATGGTCGCTACCTCGCTTGGCTTAGCTGGAACCATCCCAATATGCCCTGGGATGGCACGGAACTGTGGCTGGCTAACGTAGACGAGCAGGGCCAGGTGCATGGCGCTCACTGCATTGCTGGTGGTCTAGAAGAGTCCGTTTTTCAGCCGGAATGGTCGCCGGATGGCGTGCTCTATTTCGTTAGCGATCGCACCGGCTGGTGGAATCTTTACCGCTGGCATGACAACATGGTTGAACCCATGTGTCCTAAGTCAGCCGAGTTTGGCCTCCCCCAATGGGTGTTTCGCATGGCCACCTACGGCTTTGCTTCAGCGGATATGCTGATCTGCACCTATGTGGAGCGCGGCATTCAGGTGCTGGCTCGGTTAGATACAACGACTAAAAAGCTAACACCGATCGCCACCCCCTACACCGCCATCGGCGGCCTGCAAGTATCTGAGAAACAAGCTGTATTTCTAGGCGGTTCCCCCGATGCGCCCAGTGCGATCGCTGCCCTGGATTTGATCACCGAACAGGTACAGGTGCTGCGTCGTTCTAGCCAGATGGACATCGATCCCGGCTATCTCTCCATGCCCCAGGTGATTGAATTCCCTACCAGCAACGGTCTCACCGCCCATGCCATCTACTACCCACCCCAAAATAAAGACTTTGTAGCCCCGGAGGGCGAACGTCCACCCCTGCGGGTGCAGGGCCATGGCGGCCCAACGGCGGCTACTTCAGCCACCTTCAACCCCGGTATTCAATATTGGACAAGTCGCGGCATTGGCATTCTCGATGTCAACTACGGTGGCAGCACCGGCTATGGTCGAGCCTATC
This window encodes:
- a CDS encoding aminodeoxychorismate/anthranilate synthase component II is translated as MILVIDNYDSFTYNLVQYLGELGADHPVAAEIQVYRNDQITLDQVRSLHPDGIVISPGPGRPEDAGISLDLIRDLGPDYPILGVCLGHQSIGQVFGGRITSAPELMHGKTSPVHHTGVGVFAGLETPFTATRYHSLIIDRESCPDVLEITAWVEDGTIMGVRHRNYPHLQGVQFHPESILTASGKLLLSNFLAEVSQRSLVAH
- a CDS encoding diacylglycerol kinase family protein; the protein is MSQQTSTETASQSSTLPKADRELSWRVASNLFVSFRYAWAGLRYAFRTQRNFRIHLLVGTLALILGIYLQLTAVEMAIIGLTIGAVLTMELLNTAIESVVDLTVKQSYHDLAKIAKDCAAGAVLTSALAAMIVAGSLLLPPLLQRILLWVS
- the ybeY gene encoding rRNA maturation RNase YbeY; this translates as MAPLPVLELLVQDDVDDWPQGSDRPSDDQWQQWFQHWLCEMQPDLSPIGQYEISLRLTTDADIHELNAQYRQVDRPTDVLAFATIDDPLPGLAEMRSQMPVYLGDIVISVETAQRQATSHSLSDELAILATHGLLHLLGWDHPDDDTLWDMLNQQQVLLATVGITAALLPDPVA
- a CDS encoding MBL fold metallo-hydrolase gives rise to the protein MNPEEIMKRRQFIQYTGAGLGASVGLGLLGNAAQAQSSSVQIRWLGHTCFSFTGDGQTFLVNPFQAIGCTAGYRSPQVTADVVMISSRLLDEGVVEGLPGNPRVLSSSGLYELSGTQIEGIPIAHDRVGGRRFGTNVMWNWQQAGLNILHMGGAAAPITFEQQVLIGRPDVVLIPVGGSDKAYTPQEAIAAIEALNPKVIIPTHYRTAAADANTCDITPVDDFLNLLSGTSITRHTTDTVSIGVADLPASGASVRVFNYSF
- a CDS encoding S9 family peptidase; this encodes MSEPQVAPYGSWISPITSDLIVAGSLRLGEIRLDGDRLYWSEGRPTEGGRNVVVRWKAGNPEDVTPAPFNVRTRVHEYGGGAYIVVDGIVYFSNFLDQRLYRQAPGADPTPVTPEGPYRYADAVWDAGRQRLVCVREDGSGDGEPVNAIAALSLDPESYGTVLVSGSDFYASPRLSPDGRYLAWLSWNHPNMPWDGTELWLANVDEQGQVHGAHCIAGGLEESVFQPEWSPDGVLYFVSDRTGWWNLYRWHDNMVEPMCPKSAEFGLPQWVFRMATYGFASADMLICTYVERGIQVLARLDTTTKKLTPIATPYTAIGGLQVSEKQAVFLGGSPDAPSAIAALDLITEQVQVLRRSSQMDIDPGYLSMPQVIEFPTSNGLTAHAIYYPPQNKDFVAPEGERPPLRVQGHGGPTAATSATFNPGIQYWTSRGIGILDVNYGGSTGYGRAYRERLKGNWGIVDVDDCANGAEYLVQQGQVDGDRLVIQGGSAGGYTTLAALTFRNTFKAGASYYGVSDLKALAEDTHKFESRYLDGLIGPYPERQDLYEARSPIHHIHQLACPVIFFQGDEDKIVPPNQAEMMVSALKDKGLPVAYVLFEGEQHGFRKAENIKRTLDGELYFYAQVFGFELAETIEPVAIANL
- a CDS encoding DUF3285 domain-containing protein — encoded protein: MTQPSSPSPAPTDLPIDPNQPGPAITPNEPAPSYVKLAMRNMVKKGGQSLVHFGLTVVGLLALLVGLAYLTR